One uncultured Acidilobus sp. JCHS genomic window carries:
- a CDS encoding Distinct helicase family with a unique C-terminal domain including a metal-binding cysteine cluster yields MTAEVRKAVSDKGGKVIYEYNEFYGDPEPGPPVSEAGLSEPLINMLRSRGIERLYRFQWEAVNLANKGEDVVVISGTGTGKTEAFMIPVLERALRSRGEVVALLVYPTKALARDQARRLSSMMSGVGIPFAVLDGDTPRDERRRIYENPPPILITNPDMLHVGLALSKDYRELVSTVGLVVLDELHVYQGVFGSHAKWILYRLQREAKDEVQFVGSAATIGNPEQLASELFSKEVTVVRGPRRRRGAATHLFVDYGNNSRWSFASYLISALTKLDLKVLAFTDSQQMAELVARIAKRSFSAEVGVHRAGLPAEQRKEVERAFAQGRLRAVVATSTLELGIDIGDLDAVVMASLPKSFSSYLQRAGRAGRRGRPGVIVTLLGDDPIEAYYASRPADFFNRPPDPGYIEPSNREVAKLHLVALSLQRGALRASGLPAALLQVLNEVEEMGLVRARGDVVLATPRAAQDYVEARGIRSTGPIVKLHRGGRVIGEREMPMALYDLHPGAVYYHGGKVYLSTSLDLGRMRAELSPLPESVSFYTKPLYDIDVIDFSPQDSRLAGPVRLAYGDVHVMVSVRGYVVKDESSGQVLSEVYYEEPIKWDYLTKGVMLKYPLLDFGGVEQSLSAYHALEHVLISASRPIVGASDTDLSGVSYPTGHIVIYDSHVGGNGASRLVFERLEEIEDMAEAIVGSCNCEDGCPRCVFSPYCGNNNKYLSRRGALKVLRALRGLGPEKPEGLPRGGMRAA; encoded by the coding sequence TTGACCGCTGAGGTCAGGAAGGCCGTTAGTGATAAGGGAGGTAAGGTAATCTATGAGTACAACGAGTTCTACGGGGACCCAGAGCCAGGCCCCCCTGTTAGCGAGGCAGGCCTGTCAGAGCCTCTCATTAACATGTTAAGGTCAAGGGGGATTGAAAGGCTTTACAGGTTCCAGTGGGAGGCCGTAAACCTTGCAAATAAGGGCGAAGACGTGGTAGTGATCTCAGGCACTGGAACAGGCAAGACCGAGGCCTTCATGATACCCGTGCTCGAGAGGGCCCTGAGGTCAAGGGGTGAGGTCGTAGCCCTGCTGGTTTACCCAACAAAGGCCCTGGCTAGGGACCAGGCAAGGAGGCTCTCCTCAATGATGTCTGGGGTCGGGATCCCCTTTGCCGTCCTTGACGGGGACACCCCAAGGGACGAGAGGAGGAGGATCTACGAGAACCCCCCGCCCATACTGATAACGAACCCTGACATGCTTCACGTGGGCCTGGCGCTCTCAAAGGACTATAGGGAGCTGGTAAGCACCGTAGGGCTCGTGGTCCTTGACGAGCTTCACGTCTACCAGGGCGTCTTTGGGTCCCACGCCAAGTGGATCCTCTATAGGCTTCAGAGGGAGGCCAAGGATGAGGTCCAGTTCGTGGGGTCGGCCGCTACTATAGGGAACCCTGAGCAGCTGGCCTCTGAGCTCTTCTCAAAGGAGGTGACTGTGGTCAGGGGGCCCCGCAGGAGACGGGGCGCTGCCACGCACCTCTTCGTAGACTACGGCAACAATAGCCGGTGGTCCTTCGCCTCCTACCTCATCTCGGCCCTGACGAAGCTTGACCTTAAGGTGCTAGCCTTTACGGACTCGCAACAGATGGCTGAGCTCGTAGCCAGGATAGCTAAGAGGTCCTTCAGCGCCGAGGTGGGGGTCCACAGGGCCGGGCTGCCTGCTGAGCAGAGGAAGGAGGTCGAGAGGGCCTTCGCCCAGGGCAGGCTTAGGGCTGTAGTAGCCACGTCAACGCTTGAACTGGGCATAGACATAGGGGACCTGGACGCCGTGGTCATGGCGTCGCTTCCCAAGAGCTTCTCAAGCTACCTTCAGAGGGCAGGCAGGGCCGGAAGAAGGGGGAGGCCTGGGGTCATCGTAACCCTGCTGGGCGATGACCCCATAGAGGCCTACTATGCCTCCAGGCCAGCCGACTTTTTCAACAGGCCGCCCGACCCAGGCTACATAGAGCCCTCCAACAGGGAGGTTGCGAAGCTTCACCTGGTTGCCCTCAGCCTCCAGAGGGGCGCCCTCAGGGCCTCTGGGCTGCCGGCAGCGTTGCTCCAGGTGCTTAACGAAGTTGAGGAGATGGGTCTCGTGCGGGCCAGAGGTGACGTAGTTCTTGCAACGCCCCGAGCTGCCCAGGACTACGTTGAGGCGAGGGGGATACGTAGCACAGGCCCCATAGTAAAGCTGCACCGCGGAGGCCGCGTGATAGGGGAGCGGGAGATGCCCATGGCTCTCTACGACCTTCACCCGGGGGCCGTCTACTACCACGGAGGGAAGGTATACCTATCCACGTCACTGGACTTAGGAAGGATGAGGGCAGAGCTGTCCCCCCTGCCTGAGTCTGTGTCGTTCTACACGAAGCCCCTCTACGATATAGACGTAATAGACTTCTCCCCTCAGGACTCAAGGCTTGCCGGCCCGGTGAGGCTAGCCTATGGGGACGTTCACGTTATGGTATCGGTCAGAGGCTACGTAGTTAAGGACGAGTCGTCGGGGCAGGTGCTCTCCGAGGTCTACTACGAGGAGCCCATCAAGTGGGACTACCTCACCAAGGGCGTCATGCTCAAGTACCCCCTGCTGGACTTCGGCGGCGTTGAGCAGAGCCTGAGCGCTTACCACGCCCTTGAGCACGTCCTGATATCGGCCTCAAGGCCTATAGTGGGGGCCAGCGACACTGACCTAAGCGGGGTCAGCTACCCGACGGGCCACATAGTGATCTATGACTCGCACGTCGGGGGCAACGGCGCCTCGAGGCTTGTCTTTGAGAGGCTTGAGGAGATAGAAGACATGGCGGAGGCCATAGTGGGCTCCTGCAACTGTGAGGACGGCTGTCCCAGGTGCGTCTTCTCGCCATACTGCGGCAACAATAACAAGTACCTGTCAAGGAGAGGCGCTCTGAAGGTGCTGAGGGCCCTGAGGGGACTGGGTCCGGAGAAGCCTGAGGGGCTTCCACGTGGAGGCATGAGAGCGGCTTAG